A region of Staphylococcus sp. IVB6181 DNA encodes the following proteins:
- the rarD gene encoding EamA family transporter RarD, with protein sequence MNNEFKRGILYSLIAYILWGTLPIYWSMLGDISPFEVLAYRIVLSMIFMVVLIVAIGKKDQFISSIKALTTKQLWALIAAGYIITLNWGTFIWAVNNHHVLQTSLGYYINPLVSIVLAMIFLKEKFNKMEWVAILLALIGVIYMTVKIGEFPIVSIILALSFGFYGLLKKIVPIDALSSITFECIVTTPAAFVYIGYLWLTHQTTIGINMPTFWLLFSGAITAIPLISFSAGARRIPLSLMGFIQYVGPTLIFILGVFVYNEPFDTNQFVTFIFIWAGIIVYSISRYIQIKRANNPGL encoded by the coding sequence TTGAACAATGAATTCAAACGCGGGATATTGTATTCCCTTATAGCGTATATACTTTGGGGAACATTACCTATTTATTGGTCGATGCTTGGTGATATCAGTCCTTTTGAGGTACTGGCTTATCGAATCGTGCTTTCCATGATATTCATGGTTGTCTTAATCGTTGCGATTGGTAAAAAAGATCAGTTTATCAGCAGCATCAAAGCATTAACAACAAAACAATTATGGGCACTCATTGCGGCAGGTTATATTATTACACTGAACTGGGGTACCTTTATCTGGGCCGTAAATAACCACCATGTGCTGCAAACTAGTCTAGGTTATTATATCAATCCGCTTGTGAGTATTGTGCTCGCAATGATTTTCTTAAAAGAGAAGTTCAACAAAATGGAATGGGTTGCAATTTTGCTGGCGCTGATTGGTGTGATTTATATGACGGTTAAGATTGGAGAATTCCCAATCGTTTCTATCATTCTTGCATTGTCATTCGGTTTTTACGGACTATTAAAGAAAATCGTACCTATCGATGCTTTAAGCAGTATTACATTTGAATGTATCGTCACAACACCGGCAGCATTCGTATACATCGGATACTTATGGTTGACACACCAAACAACAATCGGCATCAACATGCCGACATTTTGGCTGTTATTCTCAGGGGCTATTACAGCCATTCCGTTAATTTCATTCTCAGCAGGGGCACGCAGAATTCCTTTATCACTCATGGGATTCATTCAATATGTAGGTCCGACATTAATCTTTATTTTAGGTGTCTTTGTGTATAACGAACCATTTGATACTAATCAGTTCGTTACATTTATCTTTATTTGGGCAGGTATTATTGTATATAGCATTTCTCGCTACATACAAATTAAACGTGCAAATAATCCAGGACTATAA
- the gpsB gene encoding cell division regulator GpsB: protein MADVSLKLSAKDIYEKDFEKTLARGYRREEVDAFLDDIIADYQKMADMNNEVIKLNEENHKLKKELEELRLRVATSRPQENKNFSSNANTSNVDILKRISNLEKAVFGK from the coding sequence ATGGCAGATGTATCTTTAAAACTATCAGCAAAAGATATTTATGAAAAAGATTTCGAAAAAACCCTTGCACGTGGATATAGAAGGGAAGAAGTAGATGCATTTTTAGATGACATCATCGCAGACTATCAAAAAATGGCCGACATGAACAATGAAGTCATTAAACTAAATGAAGAAAACCATAAGTTGAAAAAAGAACTTGAAGAATTGCGTTTACGTGTCGCAACTTCTAGACCGCAAGAAAACAAAAACTTTTCTTCGAATGCGAATACAAGCAATGTAGATATTTTAAAACGTATTTCTAATTTAGAAAAAGCTGTATTCGGCAAGTAA
- the recU gene encoding Holliday junction resolvase RecU, with amino-acid sequence MNYPNGKPFNRNTTKVGRTNMPQSSKIKYGGRGMTLEKEIELSNDYYLSTGKAVIHKKPTPVQIVNVSYPRRSKAVIKEAYFRTPSTTDYNGIYNGRYIDFEAKETQSTTSFPLKNIHEHQVNHMKAVYEQKGIVFLIIRFKKLDEVYILPYSAFKVFWKRHVNNIRKSITVEEIRKNGYHIPYQYQPRLNYLKAVDKLILDESEDRV; translated from the coding sequence ATGAATTATCCAAATGGTAAACCATTTAATAGAAATACGACTAAAGTTGGACGCACAAACATGCCGCAGTCAAGTAAAATCAAGTATGGCGGACGTGGAATGACTTTAGAAAAGGAAATTGAATTATCAAACGATTACTACCTTTCTACAGGTAAAGCAGTAATACACAAAAAACCGACACCCGTTCAAATCGTCAATGTTTCTTACCCTAGACGCAGCAAAGCTGTGATAAAAGAAGCATATTTCCGCACCCCATCTACAACTGATTACAACGGTATTTATAATGGCCGTTATATTGATTTTGAAGCGAAAGAAACACAAAGTACCACATCTTTTCCATTAAAGAATATACATGAGCATCAAGTAAATCATATGAAGGCAGTATATGAGCAAAAAGGTATTGTTTTTCTCATTATACGTTTTAAAAAGCTTGATGAAGTCTATATATTGCCTTATAGTGCTTTTAAAGTATTTTGGAAAAGACATGTGAACAACATCAGAAAATCGATTACAGTTGAAGAAATAAGAAAAAATGGTTACCATATTCCTTATCAGTATCAACCACGTTTGAATTATCTCAAAGCCGTTGATAAGTTGATATTAGATGAAAGTGAGGACCGCGTATGA
- a CDS encoding YpoC family protein, giving the protein MITKADFEALEVKIDALAKNKQLTSDEGKALLDQYLALIERYFVDINNIDTIAFDQLDNYAVVPINFKERFDYIHQRKHHFMGYRQMKTLVSELIKMNAAYKARQSHQKR; this is encoded by the coding sequence GTGATAACAAAAGCTGATTTCGAAGCATTAGAAGTAAAAATTGATGCCCTAGCAAAAAATAAGCAGCTCACTTCTGATGAAGGCAAAGCACTGCTTGATCAATATTTAGCATTGATCGAACGTTACTTTGTCGACATCAACAATATAGATACTATCGCATTTGATCAGCTCGATAATTATGCTGTTGTGCCTATCAATTTTAAAGAACGCTTCGATTATATCCATCAACGCAAACATCATTTTATGGGTTATCGCCAAATGAAAACATTAGTCAGCGAACTGATTAAAATGAATGCGGCATATAAAGCAAGACAATCTCATCAAAAACGATAG
- a CDS encoding DnaD domain-containing protein, producing the protein MNIELLRKRPVVIRRELLDHYTEMGLSESDLVILIKLIYEYEHSNKQPSIEYLSKGTTLKEREVTAVIQRLIQLNMLDLTVQKDEEGRFAEFMNLDGFYQAFSDVLKSQEAKKEELTDQEAFKTLFNMIENAFGRPLSPIEIDTLNQWIDVDHHEIYVIQAAVNEALSQEKMSFKYIDRILLNWKKNNVKTVEDSKKISSQYHTPQMKHAVKKIPKFDWLNQEDS; encoded by the coding sequence TTGAATATAGAATTGCTGCGCAAACGCCCAGTCGTTATAAGAAGGGAACTGCTGGATCATTATACTGAGATGGGTCTGTCTGAAAGCGACCTTGTCATCTTAATCAAACTGATTTATGAATATGAACATTCAAATAAGCAACCGTCTATTGAATACTTAAGCAAAGGCACGACGCTCAAAGAACGCGAAGTAACTGCGGTTATCCAGCGTTTAATTCAATTGAATATGTTAGATTTAACTGTTCAAAAAGATGAAGAGGGCCGTTTTGCGGAATTTATGAATTTAGATGGATTTTATCAAGCATTCAGCGATGTATTGAAATCGCAAGAAGCGAAAAAAGAAGAACTGACTGACCAAGAAGCTTTCAAAACATTATTCAATATGATTGAAAATGCATTCGGACGTCCGCTCTCTCCAATAGAAATCGATACATTGAATCAATGGATCGATGTCGATCATCATGAAATATATGTGATTCAAGCTGCAGTAAATGAAGCTTTAAGCCAAGAAAAAATGAGTTTCAAATACATTGATCGCATTTTATTGAATTGGAAGAAAAACAATGTCAAAACTGTGGAAGATTCTAAAAAGATCAGCAGTCAATATCATACCCCTCAAATGAAACATGCTGTTAAGAAGATACCTAAATTCGATTGGTTAAATCAGGAGGATTCATAA
- a CDS encoding transglycosylase domain-containing protein: protein MTERKRTSHSNNGKSGKKQNKSIKRTIIKIIGFAVIAFIVLALVGVLLFAYYAWKAPAFSDAKLKDPIPAKIYDKDGKLVKTLDNGQRRAHVDLKDVPQNMKDAVLATEDNRFYKHGALDYKRLFGAVGKNITGGFGSQGASTLTQQVVKRSFLTDQKSIGRKAQEAYLSYRLEQEYSKDEIFQIYLNKIYYSDGVYGVKAAAKYYFNKDLKDLNLAEEAYLAGLPQVPNLYNVYDNPKRAEDRKDTVLYLMNYHKRISDKQMKEAQNTPIEKNLVKRSADDRAIKPDTKDPEYNSYINFIKSELMAHPEFKDKNLADLLNSGIKIYTNMDSSVQKALQNRIDNGNYYKNDDQQVGSTIVDSKSGALVAISGGRHFKDVVDRNQATDAHPTGSSLKPFLAYGPAIENMQWATNHELQDEAAYMVDGTTFRNYDTKSHGNVSLYDALRQSFNIPALKAWQQTKQNAGQDAPKKFAKQVGLEYQGEIGPSEVLGGSSSEFSPTDLASAFAALANGGEYNQAHGISKVVDQEGDTTEFDHKHHRAMHDYTAYMLSEVLKGTFEAWGSAYGHGVSGVNLAAKTGTGTYGGETYQQYNLPDNAAKDVWINGFTPRYSMSVWMGFSKVKQYGENSFVGHNEQEYPQFLLEDVMSDISPRDGQDFTRPDSVAGSSKSDLSVVNHPDGNTTSRKVNGNGSTQGGSSSNSSSQQQGSNSSNQNLGNNNSQQQGNSNQQNNNQNGNALSRFFNLNAIFNDKVS from the coding sequence ATGACGGAAAGAAAAAGGACTTCTCATTCTAATAATGGAAAGTCCGGTAAAAAACAGAATAAAAGTATTAAAAGGACAATTATTAAGATTATCGGCTTCGCAGTAATTGCATTTATTGTCTTAGCATTAGTTGGTGTTTTATTATTTGCCTATTATGCTTGGAAAGCACCGGCTTTTTCTGATGCAAAATTGAAAGATCCGATTCCAGCTAAAATATATGATAAAGATGGGAAGCTGGTTAAAACGCTTGATAATGGTCAAAGACGTGCGCATGTTGATTTGAAGGATGTTCCTCAAAACATGAAAGATGCCGTTTTAGCTACCGAAGATAACCGTTTCTACAAGCATGGCGCTTTAGACTATAAACGTTTATTCGGTGCTGTTGGTAAAAATATTACCGGCGGTTTCGGTTCGCAAGGTGCATCAACTTTAACACAACAAGTTGTTAAACGTTCGTTCTTGACTGACCAAAAGTCAATTGGCCGTAAAGCGCAAGAAGCTTACTTATCTTACCGTTTAGAGCAGGAATACAGCAAAGATGAGATTTTCCAAATCTACTTAAACAAAATTTACTACTCTGATGGTGTTTACGGGGTTAAAGCTGCAGCTAAATACTACTTCAACAAAGACTTGAAGGACTTGAATTTAGCTGAAGAAGCGTACTTAGCAGGATTACCTCAAGTACCTAACTTATACAATGTGTATGACAACCCTAAAAGAGCAGAGGATCGTAAAGACACTGTATTATACTTAATGAATTATCATAAGCGTATCAGTGATAAACAAATGAAAGAAGCTCAGAATACGCCGATTGAAAAGAATCTTGTAAAACGCAGTGCGGATGATCGTGCAATTAAACCAGATACTAAAGATCCAGAGTACAACTCATATATCAACTTTATTAAATCTGAATTAATGGCACATCCGGAATTCAAAGATAAAAATCTTGCGGATTTATTAAACAGCGGTATCAAGATTTATACAAACATGGATTCTAGTGTTCAAAAAGCATTGCAAAACCGTATCGACAATGGTAATTATTACAAAAATGATGACCAGCAAGTCGGTTCAACAATTGTTGATAGTAAGAGCGGTGCACTCGTTGCGATTTCAGGCGGCAGACACTTCAAAGATGTTGTCGACCGCAACCAAGCAACAGATGCCCACCCTACTGGTTCTTCATTGAAACCATTCCTAGCTTACGGTCCGGCAATTGAAAATATGCAATGGGCAACGAACCATGAACTTCAAGATGAAGCAGCATACATGGTAGACGGTACAACATTCAGAAACTATGATACGAAGAGTCATGGTAATGTATCGCTTTATGATGCGTTAAGACAAAGTTTCAACATTCCAGCATTGAAAGCTTGGCAGCAAACAAAACAAAATGCCGGCCAAGATGCACCTAAGAAATTTGCGAAACAAGTCGGATTAGAATACCAAGGTGAAATTGGCCCATCAGAAGTTCTAGGTGGTTCATCATCTGAATTCTCACCTACTGATTTAGCTTCAGCATTTGCTGCTTTAGCAAACGGCGGTGAATATAACCAAGCACACGGTATTTCTAAAGTTGTCGACCAAGAAGGCGATACTACAGAGTTCGACCATAAACACCACAGAGCTATGCATGATTACACTGCATACATGCTTTCAGAAGTATTGAAAGGTACATTCGAAGCATGGGGTTCTGCTTATGGACATGGCGTTTCAGGTGTTAACTTAGCTGCCAAAACTGGTACAGGTACTTACGGCGGAGAAACTTACCAACAATACAACCTTCCTGATAATGCAGCGAAAGATGTTTGGATTAACGGTTTCACTCCAAGATACTCTATGTCAGTTTGGATGGGCTTCAGCAAAGTAAAACAATATGGTGAAAACTCATTCGTTGGACACAATGAACAAGAATATCCGCAATTCTTGCTTGAAGATGTAATGTCAGATATTAGTCCTCGTGACGGTCAAGACTTTACTAGACCTGATTCAGTTGCAGGCTCAAGCAAATCTGATTTATCTGTTGTCAACCACCCTGATGGCAATACAACTAGCCGTAAAGTCAACGGCAATGGTTCTACTCAAGGCGGAAGCAGCAGTAACAGCAGCAGCCAACAACAAGGCAGCAACAGTTCAAATCAAAATTTAGGCAATAACAACAGCCAACAACAAGGCAATAGCAATCAACAAAATAACAATCAAAATGGAAATGCATTATCAAGATTCTTTAATCTCAATGCCATTTTCAATGATAAAGTTTCATAA
- a CDS encoding DUF1273 domain-containing protein — MVKTAYVTGYKSYELNIFKDDAPEVKYLKLFLKNKLKSLIEEGLEWVLIQGQLGIEFWTAEVVIELKSEYPDLKLGVIAPFQNHTERWNEQNQLKYQQIIENSDFHETVHHAPYEGPFQFKQTDRFMLDHTDITILIYDEEQEASPKFFKRMLVDFAEQTNYTYDVVTFDEINTFISDIQWSEEESFE; from the coding sequence ATGGTTAAAACTGCTTATGTGACGGGATACAAATCCTATGAACTGAACATTTTCAAAGATGATGCACCAGAGGTAAAATATCTCAAATTATTCTTAAAAAATAAATTGAAATCTCTGATTGAAGAAGGCTTGGAATGGGTATTAATACAAGGGCAATTGGGTATTGAATTTTGGACAGCCGAAGTTGTCATTGAATTAAAATCCGAATACCCAGATTTAAAATTAGGCGTCATTGCACCGTTTCAAAATCATACTGAGCGATGGAATGAACAAAACCAATTAAAGTATCAACAAATCATTGAAAATAGTGATTTTCATGAGACTGTACATCATGCACCTTATGAAGGTCCGTTTCAATTTAAACAAACTGATCGTTTTATGCTTGACCACACAGATATCACAATTCTCATCTACGATGAAGAGCAAGAAGCAAGCCCGAAGTTCTTTAAACGTATGCTAGTTGATTTTGCAGAACAAACAAACTATACTTATGATGTTGTAACGTTTGATGAAATCAATACATTCATCAGTGATATACAGTGGTCTGAAGAAGAAAGTTTCGAATGA
- the asnS gene encoding asparagine--tRNA ligase → MKTTIKEAKNYIGQEVTIGAWLQNKRSSGKIAFLQLRDGTGFMQGVVVKSEVDEDTFATAKNLNQESSLYITGTITEDNRSDLGYEMQVQSIDVIQEAHDYPITPKNHGTEFLMDHRHLWLRSKKQHAVMQIRNEIIRSTYEFFHDSGFVKIDPPILTASAPEGTSELFHTKYFDEDAFLSQSGQLYLEAAAMAYGKVFSFGPTFRAEKSKTRRHLIEFWMIEGEMAFYNHADSLEVQEQYVTHVVQSVLKNCEIELKTLGRDTSKLEKVKAPFPRISYDDAIEYLKEQGFDDIEWGEDFGAPHETAIANHYDLPVFITNYPTKIKPFYMQPNPENEDTVLCADLIAPEGYGEIIGGSERINDLELLESRIDEHGLDRESYNYYLDLRRYGSVPHSGFGLGLERTVAWISGVEHVRETAPFPRLLNRLYP, encoded by the coding sequence ATGAAGACTACAATTAAAGAAGCAAAGAACTACATTGGTCAAGAAGTCACTATCGGCGCTTGGCTTCAAAACAAACGTTCTAGCGGTAAAATTGCATTCTTGCAATTACGTGACGGAACAGGATTTATGCAAGGTGTTGTAGTGAAATCAGAAGTTGATGAAGATACATTCGCTACAGCTAAAAACCTTAATCAAGAGTCATCTTTATATATTACTGGAACAATTACTGAAGATAACCGTTCAGATTTAGGTTATGAAATGCAAGTGCAATCTATTGATGTCATTCAAGAAGCACATGATTATCCGATTACACCTAAAAATCACGGTACTGAATTCTTAATGGATCATCGTCATTTATGGCTGCGTTCTAAAAAGCAGCATGCGGTTATGCAAATCCGTAATGAAATTATCCGTTCAACATATGAATTCTTCCATGATAGCGGATTCGTTAAAATCGATCCTCCGATCTTAACAGCAAGTGCACCGGAAGGCACAAGCGAGCTTTTCCATACTAAATACTTTGATGAAGATGCATTCTTATCACAAAGTGGTCAATTATATTTAGAAGCTGCGGCTATGGCTTACGGCAAAGTTTTCTCATTCGGTCCAACATTCCGCGCAGAGAAATCTAAAACACGCCGTCATTTAATCGAGTTCTGGATGATTGAAGGCGAAATGGCGTTCTATAACCATGCGGACAGCTTAGAAGTACAAGAACAATACGTAACACACGTTGTTCAATCTGTACTTAAAAATTGCGAAATCGAACTTAAAACTTTAGGCAGAGATACTTCAAAACTTGAAAAAGTTAAAGCACCATTCCCAAGAATTTCATACGATGATGCGATTGAATATCTAAAAGAACAAGGTTTCGATGATATCGAATGGGGCGAAGATTTCGGTGCACCGCACGAAACAGCAATCGCCAACCATTATGATTTACCAGTATTTATCACAAATTACCCAACAAAAATCAAACCATTCTATATGCAGCCGAACCCAGAAAACGAAGATACAGTATTATGCGCAGACTTAATTGCGCCTGAAGGTTACGGCGAAATCATCGGCGGATCTGAACGTATTAATGATTTAGAGTTATTAGAATCACGCATTGATGAACATGGTTTAGATAGAGAAAGCTACAACTATTATTTAGACTTGCGTCGTTATGGCTCTGTACCGCACAGCGGATTCGGTTTAGGCTTAGAAAGAACAGTGGCTTGGATTTCTGGTGTAGAACACGTCAGAGAAACAGCACCATTCCCACGTTTGCTTAACCGTTTATATCCATAA
- a CDS encoding class I SAM-dependent RNA methyltransferase — protein sequence MYQLLAVCPMGLEAVVAKEVNELGYETQVENGRIFFEGDETAIAKSNLWLRTSDRVRLVMGRFKATTFEELFEQTKALPWETIITEDGNFPVQGRSVKSTLHSVPDVQAIVKKAIVERLKDAYAHKGWLEETGSKYPLEVAIHKDEVLLTIDTSGSGLNKRGYRMAQGEAPIKETLAAALIRLANWNGSTPLIDPFCGSGTIAIEACLIAQNIAPGFNRSFVSEQWDIMPDNLYDQLRDEADQQADYDKAVEVYAYDIDSDMVDIAKRNAEEVGLSEVIQFGVKDVNTLDIHTEDPIALIGNPPYGERIGDREEVEEMYRYLGKLMRQHPNLSEYILTSNKEFEYLTQQKATKRRKLFNGYIECTYYQYWAKKKK from the coding sequence ATGTATCAATTATTAGCCGTTTGTCCAATGGGCCTCGAAGCTGTCGTTGCCAAAGAAGTCAACGAACTCGGATATGAGACACAAGTAGAAAACGGAAGAATTTTCTTTGAAGGCGATGAAACTGCCATCGCTAAAAGCAATTTGTGGCTCCGTACATCTGACAGAGTCCGTTTAGTAATGGGGCGTTTTAAAGCGACAACCTTCGAAGAACTATTCGAACAAACAAAGGCACTCCCTTGGGAAACAATCATTACAGAAGATGGGAATTTCCCTGTACAAGGCCGCAGTGTCAAATCCACATTGCACAGTGTGCCTGATGTGCAGGCCATTGTAAAAAAAGCAATCGTCGAACGCTTGAAAGACGCATATGCGCATAAAGGCTGGTTAGAAGAAACCGGCAGCAAATATCCGCTTGAAGTAGCCATCCATAAAGATGAAGTGCTTTTAACTATCGACACTTCAGGATCAGGTTTGAATAAGCGCGGATACAGAATGGCGCAAGGTGAAGCACCGATTAAAGAAACTTTAGCAGCGGCGTTAATTCGTTTAGCGAACTGGAACGGCAGCACTCCATTGATTGATCCTTTCTGCGGTTCAGGAACAATTGCGATAGAAGCATGCTTAATCGCTCAAAATATTGCGCCAGGCTTTAACCGTTCATTTGTATCAGAACAATGGGACATTATGCCGGATAACTTATATGACCAATTGCGTGATGAAGCTGATCAGCAAGCAGACTATGACAAAGCTGTTGAAGTATATGCTTATGATATCGATTCAGATATGGTTGATATCGCAAAACGCAATGCGGAAGAGGTAGGTTTAAGCGAAGTCATTCAATTTGGTGTCAAAGATGTTAATACATTAGATATCCATACTGAAGACCCTATTGCTTTAATCGGCAACCCGCCATACGGTGAACGTATCGGCGATAGAGAAGAAGTAGAGGAAATGTATCGTTATCTTGGTAAATTAATGCGTCAGCATCCGAATTTATCGGAATACATTTTAACAAGCAACAAAGAATTCGAATACTTAACACAACAAAAAGCTACGAAACGCAGAAAGCTTTTTAATGGTTATATTGAATGTACGTATTACCAATATTGGGCTAAGAAAAAGAAATAA
- a CDS encoding DUF1798 family protein: MDINIEKLIKLTQEMEQRYQTAKNGKCYAFKEDVVPFVSHIDEILFQLDGQAEHIVALPYMNKLKYEMLKENIEKLSVECHYSKTSRKMFMEKLKSVNYDLNYIKDCEKYYG, encoded by the coding sequence ATGGATATAAATATTGAAAAATTGATAAAGCTCACCCAAGAAATGGAGCAAAGATATCAAACAGCCAAAAACGGCAAGTGCTATGCATTTAAAGAAGATGTTGTTCCATTTGTATCACATATAGATGAAATACTCTTTCAATTGGACGGCCAAGCTGAACACATTGTGGCGCTTCCTTATATGAATAAACTGAAATATGAAATGTTGAAGGAAAACATTGAAAAACTTTCAGTAGAATGTCATTATTCTAAAACAAGCAGAAAGATGTTTATGGAGAAGTTGAAAAGTGTAAATTATGACTTGAACTATATTAAGGATTGTGAAAAGTACTATGGTTAA
- the nth gene encoding endonuclease III: MLSKKKALAMIDVIDDMFPDAEIELKHDNAFELTIAVLLSAQCTDVLVNKVTKHLFQKYKTPQDYLDVSLEELEQDIRSIGLYRNKAKNIKKLSQSLLDKFDGQIPNNRADLESLAGVGRKTANVVLSVAFGVPALAVDTHVERVSKRLGICRWKDSVKEVEERLCSVIPKDRWNKSHHQLIFFGRYHCLARAPKCDVCPLFDDCREGQKRYREKLRKEAKA, translated from the coding sequence ATGTTAAGCAAGAAAAAAGCATTGGCTATGATAGATGTGATTGATGACATGTTTCCAGATGCGGAAATCGAATTGAAACATGATAATGCCTTTGAGCTTACAATTGCTGTACTGCTGTCTGCGCAATGTACAGATGTCTTAGTCAACAAAGTCACAAAACACTTATTCCAAAAATACAAAACACCGCAAGATTATCTGGATGTCAGTTTAGAAGAACTAGAACAAGATATCCGGTCTATCGGTCTTTATAGAAATAAAGCCAAAAACATCAAAAAGCTCAGCCAATCGTTATTAGATAAATTTGATGGCCAGATTCCAAATAACCGTGCTGATTTAGAAAGTTTAGCAGGGGTAGGCAGAAAAACTGCTAATGTTGTTTTGAGCGTCGCATTCGGTGTACCTGCACTCGCGGTCGATACGCATGTTGAACGTGTCTCAAAAAGATTAGGAATTTGCCGCTGGAAAGACAGTGTTAAAGAAGTAGAGGAGAGACTTTGTTCAGTCATTCCTAAAGACCGTTGGAATAAAAGCCATCATCAGCTGATTTTCTTCGGACGCTATCATTGCCTGGCAAGAGCACCTAAATGTGATGTCTGTCCATTATTTGATGATTGCAGAGAAGGACAAAAGCGCTACCGCGAAAAATTAAGAAAAGAAGCAAAAGCATAG